From Ciconia boyciana chromosome 18, ASM3463844v1, whole genome shotgun sequence:
GCATTttgggaagagggggaaaaggaggtCCTGGCTTGTGGACCTGGGGTTTCCCCCCTCTCCgcttgctgtgctgccagcagccaggagggcaTCAGCCATCCTGGGGCAGGACTATAGAAATAAGTGGATTTGTAGGAATTTTGTGCCCTCCTGTGGAGACTGTCAACATCAGGTTTCCTTCACCCGGGCAGACACATGTCCCTTCTtgctccctgctgtccccaaacCCGTCACGGTAAGGGGCGAGACTCCTGGGTGCATCCCAGGGTTGAGCCCTGGGaaccctggggaggggagagcccCAAggaggggccggggaggggagagcggCTGGGCTGGGATGCTGTGTGCCAGCCTGGCCGTGCCCTCCCTGCCACAGGCAGGTGGTGGGACCTGCCATGAGAGGGCACCCGTGCCCTCTGCAAGCCCTGTGTGCACCCTGCATGCCCTGTGCATGCCTTGTGCCTACCCTGCATGCACTCTGTGTGCCCTGTGCATGCCCTGTGTGCACCGTGTGCCTTGTGCACGCCCTCCGTGCCCTGTGCATACCTTGCGTGCTCCCTGTGCCTGCCCAGCATGCCCAACtcgctgcagcagggctggggggcctCTGGGAGTCCCCCCATCTCTGCTCCTCTTGCAGCAAGAGCCAGGTTCtggggcagccaggcaggaatTGGGGGTCAGCCCTGGCCCCCTGttccctggggagcagccctgggctggcGTTTCACCCGCCTGCGGTGCCCGGCAGGAACTGGCCATCAGTGCCAGGCTGCTTCTGCCCTGCAAAATGTAGCGGGGTGGCAGCTGTGGCATCACCGGGGGAAGTCTCAGCTGCTGAACAAAACAGGGGTGCGGGGATTTTTAGCCGCTGAAAGGGAACTTGGCAATAAAGCTGGTTAATGCAGGTGAGCGGCACGGCCCAGGCACTGCCAGCAACACTAGAAACCACAAACGGCACAGCTGCCTTGgttttccttgttctgcttCGCACAGCGGGAGGCTCAGAGTGACCTGGGAGCTGCTCTTGCtggttttccagcttttttcttccttttccagccaTGTCACATTCATCCTCCTGAAGTGTTGGCTCTTGCAGCTGTGTCTGCCCAAGGCCAAGGGgtggtggggcagggctgggctgagtGCCCCGTTGGTGGCAGCACCAACGCAGCCCGGTTCCCCCAGGCCTGACAGTGACACACACGGGCATGGGCAGGGCTGTCCCCTAGGTCCCGTGGGAATGGGGACAGGCCTTTCCCTGAGTGTAGTGGGGAGCTAGAgccaggctgtccccatcctgggCACCAGGATGTCCCCATCCCGGGTGCAGGGCTGTCCCCGTGAGGCACCAGGCTGTCCCCTCCTAGGCACAGGGCTGTCACACTCAGTCTCGTGCCAGCTCCCCTGCCTACCAGGAGAGCCTGGCCCCGTGCTGGTAACTTGGCACCATGGCACTCACCCGTCGGGCAAGGTGCTGGTGGCACAGCCCCAAACCTGGCACCATGTGGACATGGCACTGCTTTGCAATCGCTTTGGGGGTGGAAAAAACAGGGTGCAAAGAGCTGGGGAAACCCAGGGCTCATGGggtgctccagctcctgccaagGATGGGAAGCTGGGGTGCAGTTCGGGGGAaccaggggacacaggggacatggggataaGTGGCTCTTCATGCACTTGTTTAAAGCAAGAGTGTCCTCCTTTTAAACGGGTTTTTGGCTTGTGTGGCTCTGAGTCACAGGGCAGCTGAGTGGCCTTTGTGCCTGGCTCCGGAGGGAATTGGGGTTTATTTCCAAACACTGAGAGCGAGGACAGATTCCAGAGGAGCTGTAATTGTTATAACCTTGAATTATCTGGGAACCGAGCCGCTGGTACCACCTCGCCTTTGTATGTCTTGATTTACCCTCCAGGGCTTCCCGCTGGGGACAGCCTGAATACGGCAGCACcggggcagagggagcagggatggggacggggactTCTCCTACCTTTGAAGTTGAGTTTAATCCTGTTAAAAGCAGAGTGGTGAGCATCAGAGCTTGACTCTGCTCGGCGAGCCTGAGGACAGCAGCTCCACTCCTGCTCTGCACTGTCACCCCGTGGGTGGGCAcccccaggctggggtgggggtcctgcccgtgccccatgccacaGGGCCACCCAGCCCTTTGTGGGTCCCTGGCGTGCACCGTGCTAGGGCATGGACTGGGGCAGCCACCCATGAaatgcccagccagcccctgggGATACATGATGGTCATCGCTGCATGGGGCATcccaaccccctccccaaaggGGCCGCATCCTGCCGGGTGCTGGGCAGAAACCAGCCCCTCAGCTGGAGCGAGGGATCCCACCAGCTCCTGGACAGCCCTGGATGAGCCCTGCTCTGGGGTGGCTCCAGCCCCCTGGGCTGTACAGGACAATTTGGGGTGAAAAACAGCGTTCAGGTGTCCCCTGCCTGCTCTTGAAACGGCCCTGCTGCCCGCAGCGGGTCTGCGATTCgccctgccagagctgctcctcGCACCccgcagcagcagggcagctgtgGGGTGTCTCTCCTGGTCCAGCTCGTGTCCATCCTTGCTCAGGGCCATTGTATGGCCCCAGGTGCAGGGACACGGGGCAGGTCCTGAGCAGTGGGTGctggcagcctgcctgctcttACGGGGCTCTGCAGGACCCACTGGCTCTGGCACGGGGGTGGCTGTGGCTACTGTTGCTCCTGCAGCCTCCAACGTTTGCGGGGGTGAAAAGCATCCCAAAAGTGGCGAGGACATGTGCAGATCCCAGGTCTTGGCTTTGGGACCGCTGGTGTTCCGGAGGGCTGCATCCGAGTGGGCTTGGACTCCAAACCACCTGCATTTGCTCATGCTGGGATGCGAGCCCTGTCTCGGGGGGatgctgcgtccagctctggggctgggcATGTGACCACATCCCGGGGTGCCCGTCTCACACTCGCTCTCTCCCGACGCAGGGCGGACGTCCATTCCCAGCTTGGAGGAAGAAATCGATCTTCTGGCGGACGTGCTGGCCAGGCAAGAGGCTCCTCGCCCCCATCTTCTGCGGGATGGCAAGCCCAGGAGTAAgtgcctgctccccagctcccaccgCTCTCTGCAGTGGTGCCAGGGACCCCGTGGCAGCCAGACTCTGCACCCCAGGCTGGTTTGCCCTTCAGAGCTGCCTGGGTGCCGCTCTGCTCacagctctgccttcctctgcagccacCCCGGTCCCCGCCAGCAGCAGACAGCACGTGGCCAGTGGGCTGAGAGAGGGGCTTCTGCAGCGGGGTCCCGCTGGCAGACAGGCAGCCGccaccctccccacctccaccaCAGCCGCGGTCAAGAAGTACCCAGTGGAGGCATCCCCCATCCCTTCAAATGATGACATGGTGCTCGGTGAGACCCTGGGGACGGGCAGTTCGTGGGAAGGGGTTTCATGTTCTCACTGGGGAAGCGTGGGCTGGTGGCACCGTGCTGCCCGGCTCACCCGCTGTCCCTCTGTGTCCTGCTCCACCTCTGCAGGGCTGATCGTGGTGTGCACGGTGGCTGGGATCTCGGCGCTGATCGTGGCTGCGGTCTGCTGGTGCAGGtgagctgggggctgctggtgccagACAGTCCCTCGGTGTCCTTGTGGCCACAGGAGCTTGTTCCTGTCCTTCACGGGTGTGGGGGGGGGTTGGAGGAGAGGCAATAGCTGTCCTTGCCAGTCCCCCTGCAGGTACAGCATCTGCTGGTCGGGGCTGGAGGACAGTGGTGGGACACCCCCGTGCCAGGCACAGGCTCCTGGGAGCGGGTGGCAGCTGATTTGGGCATCACTGTGGCACTGGGTGCTGACACCCCCAACATGTCGGTGCCTCATGCTCAGGCCCCGTGGGATGGAGGTGGCTGTGCCTGGGGGTGCCACCTGTCATGGGTGCCATTGCAGGGAACAGGGATGTGGGTGGGAGGGCTGAGCCCCCCTGGGGGTCGCTGACTCCCGAATGGAGTCATCCAGTCCAGTGGCTCCTGCCAACCGCTCTCCTGTCCCCTGGCAGGCTGCAGAAGGAGGTCAGGCTGACGCAGAAAGCAGACTACTCAGCACAGCGAGCAGCCAGTCCCTTGCCCTACGACAAGATCTCGGTAAGGCACCCGTGTCCCTCCTTGCAGGGTGTTTGGCTCTGGGGCCAGGCACGTGCTCTGCTCGAGGGGCTTCTGACACAGCAGGGGACACCCGccagccgggctgggggggctcccTGGAGCCCGGCCTCCATGCCCGTCCTtgctctctctgcagcctggggacaAGACGCTGGCTCAGAGCGCCCAGATGTACCACTACCAGCACCAAAAGCAGCAGATGCTCTCCATGGAGAAGTaagcagcctggggagcagaCAGCATGGTCGCTGGTCCATGGGGTCCATTAACTGGGGTGTCGTTAATCATCCCCCTGGGCTTCACCCCCTGTCTGCATCCTCTCCCCCCAGGCATAAAGAGGAGCCCAAGCTGCCGGACTCGGCGTCATCCGATGAGGAGAATGAGGATGGAGACTTCACCGTGTACGAGTGCCCCGGGCTGGCTCCGGTACGGCGGGcgcagggcagccggggggggaCCCTGTGCGTGCAGGGCGGGGATCCAACACGTCTGGGATGTGCAGTTCCTTGTGAGgagcctttttttaaacatatcttCGTCAAACCCTGAGAGGATCCGacccctctgcttcccccatGTGCCATCGCCAGGTCCCACTGGAGCTCTCCAGTGGGCAGGAGCGGGTGCCCTGGTATGGgtgccccagcacagggctgttccctgggcagcgctgccccgtGGCCCAGGAGTGGAGAGCCGGAGCAGCCCTTGGCAGACCCAACCCGCCGTCCCTGTGGTGCCAGGGACGTGGTCACCTCAGGCTCTTGGGCACCAGGACCGGGGAGCTCATCCTGGTGCCTCCCCAGCACCTGGACCGGGGACCTGTGACCCCTCAAAGCCAGGGGGGACTTTCCTGGCTGGCAGAGGACCCCGGGGAAGGGCAGCTCCTAACAGCCCTGGGTACAAAGAGCACAAAGAGACCCGAAAGGAGCCTTTCACATGGTAATGGCTGCGGAGCCCAGCCATCAGGGCCTAGATTAAGGGTCATCATTAGGTCTTTACAGGCCCATTAAAGGGCACTTGATGGCAGGCAGGCAGTCTGGGCAAGGAACCCCATTcctgccagccaggctgggggtcCCATCCTGCGGTCCCCAGCCAGGCTGTGGGGTCCTGTGCTGGAGTCCTCAGCCAGGCGATGGGGTCCCATCCCATCTGGGACCATGGGTTTTACACACCGTCATCCcatcccagcatccccagccgCTCGTGGTGGGGAAGCAGCACCTTTCCAGGGGTGACAGCAGGGTCCTGGTGTGTGTCACCCCATCCCAGCCCACGAGGTTCCcccatcctccctcctccctgctgggcTGGGGTTCAGATTCAAGCCCCTTGGGACAGGGCGGCTCAACCCCCAGCTGGTTTCTGAcctcctgccttttccttcccctcatccTGCTCCCTCCGCCGCCGCAGACCGGAGAAATGGAAGTGAGGAACCCGCTGTTTGACGACTCCTCCTTACACCCCTCCAACCCCAAGTCGCACCAGTAACACCCCTCCAGTCCTCCGTCCGAGCTCACTACGGACTGTATGGCCAACGCTGaagcccggcggggcggccgcgccaGAGGGGCACCCGCAGCCGGGTGAAGGGGTGCGGACCCCACTCTGCCAGACTGTTCGACGCCTGCCCAATAAACACCCACTAACAGCTATGGGAGGGGGGAATCGCCCCCGTTTCCAGCGTCCTTGTCCTCTTTGCTGCTGTGATTGCGTCCCTGGCTTGCCCTTTGCTCACTGCTCTCGGGGACGCGCCAGCCCCGCGGGGGGGGCGGCCACTGCCTTGGCTCAGAAACTGGGGGCCCGCAGCACTGTCTCTTTGCATTTGGCTTtgaggagggggctgctgccccggcTGTGGCTGGGCTgatgcaacagcagctgggaaaggacTGGAGAGGAGgttggagagagggagaggggccAGGTGGGTCCGGGCACACTCCTGTCTGCAGGGGAAGGCGTCAGGGCTGACAGCCTGCCCAGAGCCCCTCTGCCAGGGACGGACACTCCCTGGAGCAGGTGGCATCGCTAAAGGGTCTGGTGCCTGGtttgccccctcctccccagcctgggcagcccctggcagcaGGGTCCTACTCCAGGAGccaagggcaggagcaggagcggGCTCGGGCAGGCGCTGGCATCTCTCTCTGGGATGGCCCTTCAGATGCCGCCCTGCGCAGGGCCCAGCCGGGAGCAGAGGCTCTGCCCTGGCCCCTGCACTGGCTCCATCCCCTTCTAGGGGTGCTGGTCCTTGGAGGCCCCGGGGCACAGGTGCCACTGTGGCCTGGCaccctgtgctgggctgtgccggCAGAGGTGGAGGATCTCCTCGCGGCAGCCCTGGGTGTTGGCCGGGCTCCCACCCCAAGCCTCCATGGGGTGAATGCTCAGAAGAGGCtcagggttttggttttaagcCTGTGTGGCcgtgggggaggaaggagcgagACTGGTGGGGGCTCGGGAGACTGGGAGGGGTAGCCAAGGCACGGTGGCTTTGCCgtgctgcttctctgccccACGGAGCCCATGCCCTTTGCAGCAtccctgcagagcctggcccGGCGCTCCCTCAGTGCATCCCTCCGTGGCAGGGAACAGTCTCTACCACTCCATCCGGGGCACCTCCCGGGCTCCAGAGACCCCCTGCATCCGGGCTCACCAGCCCCCCACCAACAAGTCCTTGCTCAGAGCCCAGCGCCGTTCCCCAAAACCTCCCCGGTGCATTGGCCATGACCCCTCCAGCATAAGGCCCGGGATGAGTTTTGGGTTGCTTTTCACAGATGTGGCTTCACATCCAGACCCTGCCGTGGACTGTCATGGCCACGGGTGACCTGTTGCATGCAGGTGGTGTCTTGCACGGGGGTGACCTCTTGCACACGGGTGGCCTCTTGCATGCATGGGAGCTGTTGCACGCACGGGAGCCATTGCACGCTCAGGAGCAGTTGCACGTGCAGGCAGgcacgggcagggcaggcagcagcggcAGGGCCCTGTGCTGGTGCGCGGTGGTGGTGTGGGAACGTCCCCGGCGGGGTTGCTGGCAGAGGCCGTCACTGCACAGATCCTTTCCCTGCAACCTGCTCCCTTACCCATGGGCTGCTGCCCTTCTCCCCGCACCCCTCGTTGTATGGATTGTAGttcttttaaaaggagattttaTTAAACGACCATGTTTGAGACCCATGCGAGTGTGTGGTGTGGGGCCAGGCTCCCCGCTGTGGGGCCCTCGACTCGGAGTGCTCCTTTTGGGAgcagggtgggatggggggacaggggtggaGGATGCTGCGGGTCCCCCATCCCAAAACCCTCCCTGGGAAATAGTGAGAGCAGCCATCCTactcctgcagctggagcagccacCAACCCTTCCCAAGGGTTTTCCCAGACCCGGCAAGAatcagagtttattttcttgcttctcagtGTTTGCCAGGAGAGGTTTCCCCAGCGAAGGGTTGGGTGGGagctcctggctgtgcctgcccgcacccagccctgcagcacccagcgcCCACCCGCCCCCATCACCCCTCGCCCCCAGGGCCAGGCCCTTCGCACCTCGGCGGGGCCGGCAGATAAGGGCTATCCTGTCCCCCCATTGTGTGGAGCCTGAGCTCCTCTCCCGGCCCTTTGATCACGCCAGCCCCCCATCAGGCTGATACAATCTCATCTCCTGGTTTCGGCAGCCTGGAGGGTGGGTGCTGACTCACCGCCAAAGCGCCCAGACACCATCGGGGATGCTTCGCTCAGCCCCGCTCATGGGTGGCCCTGGggtctccagctgcagccccaggcaggcagcatcGCACCCCAAATCACCCGGGGCCACCCCAAGACTCACCCCTGGGGAAACCCAGCCTTGCACCCCCCTCTCCGAGGTCCCCAAATTCGTCCTTCCTTTGCTCTCAGAGCCCAGCAGCCTCTCAGAGCACGCCCAGGCTTTTTTGGAAGCTCTAGCTTTGAGTAAAACATGGCTGCTCCTCCCAGGAAGACCCCTCGCTCAGGGCCCCCCTGGGAAGCCATGTCCCCACTGCATGTCCGGGCACAGAAGAGTCATTTGTCCTGGGACACCATGTCTGTGCCCCAGACATCCAAGGacagcctggggctgggagcagggtctgtgctcagccccagcctgtctgtgcctcagtttccccagctgtaaAACAGCAGGGAGGACCGGCTGGTGTGTTCAGGCACCGTGGTGATGTGGGTGATACCCAAGTTACACCTTGGGCTTTGTAATACAGAGGCCTTTTTAATGAGGAGACAGAACTGGACCAAACCATCCTCCAGGACTTTCATCTCAGCCAGGTTTGGAAGCAGCAACCCTCCAACCCATCCACCCAGGCCAGCAGCCAAGCAAACTGCGGTGCCATGGAGGAGCTTTGGTGTTCCTCCCAGGGACGGGGCTTCTGAAGCTGAACCCACTGGCCAGCCCTCCTCAGACAGACCTGGGGTGAAGACTGTGGCTGGCTCCTGACCATGGGGCCCTGACCCACCGCGTGCAGGGATGCAGCCCACCAAGGTGTGGTTGCCTCAGGCATGAAACTCAGGGGGATCCAGCACAACCCCGACGGCTTCTCCATCACCTGCCCCAGGAGAAAGGGTGGGCTGACAGTGAACAAAACATACTCTGTGGTCATACACTCTCTTAAAATCTTGTCTCCAAGCCAAACCAATGCCAAACCAGCACACTCCAGTAAATGGAGGACAAGCAGAAGTGCATCTCTGTCCCCTGCCAACCTGCTGCCATCTCAGTGAGCTGGAGAGGAcagatgcatttctttcttctccctttttcctaGCAGGATCCCATTCATACCTGACTGGGTTACAGACCACAGAGCTGGACCCGAGCCTGAAGCACGAGCAGGCTCCAGCCACAGGGGTGATGGAGGGAcacatccttcctcctcctggagcaggcaggaggctcTGCCCCAAAGCAGATGGATGGCCAAGCCCCGGCCATCGGTGCACAATGACCCCGCACAACAACCCGGCACCTCACACAGCCCCCCCAAAATCGCCCCAttgaaatggggggggggggcacgcaCCGAGAAACCCCACTGACTCCCTCCACATCCCCCAGCTAAAACCATCACTGCCACAATAGGCCCAGCTCCTACAAAGGGGCCGGTTCAAAGTCAACgtctcccttcccctctgcctgtATATGAAAGAGAGCAGGAATGCGTTTGAGGCCTtggtgggctggggggcttcCTGGGGGGATGGAGAGAAAGAGCAGgttggcaggaggagggggtcCAGCCCGGGAACAATAAATCAAAGGGAAGGGGAGTTACTGCCCAGCCACGGATCTTCTGAAACCCTGGGCCGCAGCGGGAGCccgggaggagcagggctgatGGCTGCGATTGGAGTCCCGCAGCGAGACTTCCTCTGCCCGCTGGcagagggcaggcagcggggcaggcCTGCCTGCACGGCACCTGGGCGCCGGCATCCCTGGCAGCACGGCCCAGGGCCCGGCTCTCCGCTCGCCATGGCCAAATCCAGCGCCTGCAGGGAGAGGTGCCTCGACGGGTCCGGGCAGTGGTTCCCCCCCAGGCAGGTCCCTCAGCTGTGGGGCTCATTCGGGGTTGCCCACGTCCCCGCTGACAGGCTTTTTGTATCCTCAGGTCATTTtcctggggctgccctccctccccacagcagcctggcacagccGGGACGGGCAGCCTGGCACATGCCCAGCCATCTTCCCAAGTCAGGAAGGGGCTTTAATTCCAGCTCATCCTCttggtcattttttttccttataggAATATCATtacaaggggggggggggggctgttcCTCTCCCCCCGACGTGCGGCAGTGCCATGTGCtgggccaggggctgctgctggcactgcgGGTACCAGCCCCTGGGTACCAGCCGCTGGGTGCCAGCCCTCTCGGGGGCCAAAGCAAGTGCTTCATAACCAGCATCAAGCGCTTTCCACCAgtcccaccagcagccccatcGCCGTCCCAGCGCGGCGGGGGAGGCTCCTCCAGCCTATCTCTTCGGCCTATCTCCAGTGCGAGACGGCCGCAGGCTCCCGGTAATCCGGGTGAATAAACAGGGAgcggtgctggcagcaggatcGCCCCTCGCCCCGCTCTGGCTGGGGTCGGGGGTGCCCGTGCCGCCGGTGCCGCCCTGTTCCCAGGAGCCGGCCCCGGGCAGGCCGGCCCCGGCAGAGCCTGACATGGCGGCAGcgccagggctggggaagctgccggtgccggggcaggagggagggaagggggaaatgcCTGGAGCCGGCCCCGACAGCTGCCCTCCATTGTGAAGGGCAGCGCGAGAGGAAAGCCCTTAAGATAGAGAAAATATCAAGCGCGCTCCATTGTGGGGCAGATGGGCCCGATAGCCGGGGCTGCAATTAGCTCCCCGGCGGCACACCCAGAGCTCCGGGGCCTCTCTGCCTGCCGGGGCTGCGCGAAGGACACGCTCCCTCCGGCGCACGGCCTTTCTCTGCGGggcgaggaagaggagagggacaGTGGGGGTGCGAGGGAGCCCCAGCTTCACCCACGAAGGGAGAAGCTTCATCCCCTGCAGGGAGCCGCGAGGCTCTGCCGCTGGGACCACGCGGCGCAGAGGGGCGAGAGAGCACGGCCGACGGCAGCCGCGACCCCGGGGCTTGTCCCGCGGACAAGGGGCTGCTGCGGCCCCGGGCCGGctgccatccctgcctgcacccccagccttgGCTGACGCCGTGGCGGCTGCCCCCTTTCCCCCAAGCGATCCCGGTTGCCTGCCCGTGCCCAGACCCGGCGGCACCGGGGAGTTCCCGGgtggggagccccgggggcTGATGCTGCCCCAGCATTTGGAGACGTGGGCCCCACCGCGCACCCCCgagctgggcggggggggggggggggctctgccctTCGCCGCCCACGGGGGCGAGCTGGGCCAGAGGGGGGGCGAGACCCCGCAGCGGCCTGGGGTCCCtcgcccgccggggccggccccggccctctCTTCCCCGCGGCCCGAGGGGAAGGGCGCGGGCGGGCCACAGCCCACCTTCTGTCGCACCTTcccccccgggtgcccccccttcgccccccccggggggggggatCAAGTTCACGCCCGACCCACCGGTGCGGGGCCAATGGGGCCGGGGCCCATTTCCAtaccgcccggcccggcccggcccggccccgccgccctcagaggccccggcggcgccgcagcagggaggcagcggccggcgggcggccgggccgaGCCCCGCAGCCTCCGCATGGAGCCCTAGGGCGGCGGGCAGCATGTTCAGCCCGGacggggggctgccggccgcccCCTTCGGCCTCCTGCCCGACGCCGGCCCGCCCTTCCCCCGCGGCGGCTTCGACGGGGCGGCCGCCCAGCCGCTCTTCTTCCCCTTCGCCGCCGAGCCCGAGGCCGCCCGCGacccgccgccggccc
This genomic window contains:
- the NPDC1 gene encoding neural proliferation differentiation and control protein 1 produces the protein MVAARGAAARRGALLLLLAALGACRLRLARAAASCPRSLDCALQRREFCPPGSGACGPCLPPFQEDDRGRCVQKQLSPSGRTSIPSLEEEIDLLADVLARQEAPRPHLLRDGKPRTTPVPASSRQHVASGLREGLLQRGPAGRQAAATLPTSTTAAVKKYPVEASPIPSNDDMVLGLIVVCTVAGISALIVAAVCWCRLQKEVRLTQKADYSAQRAASPLPYDKISPGDKTLAQSAQMYHYQHQKQQMLSMEKHKEEPKLPDSASSDEENEDGDFTVYECPGLAPTGEMEVRNPLFDDSSLHPSNPKSHQ